The region TCGCGAACGATCGCGACGGCGCGGTCGTTGACGCGCAGCAGGTCGGGGTTGATCTGGCCGCCGGGGAGGAGGAGGGCGTCGTAGCCTTCGCAATTGGCAACGTCGTCCACGGTCTTGTCGACCTTGATCGTCTTGCCCCAGTCGTCCTTGTCCCAGGCCTTGATTTCACCCGATTCCAGGCTGACCACTTCGGTCTCGATCCCGGCATCTTCGAGGCTCTTCTTGGGATCGAACAGCTCCGATTGCTCGAAGCCGTTGGTGGCGAGAATCATAACGCGTTTGGCCATGATGAAGTCCTTTCGTATCAAATGTGCTTTCACGGGGTAAACGGGCGGGGACAGCTTTGCGTTCCGCGCTTCTGGCCAGGGCGAGCCGGTGGTAGGGCGAGCCGATGGCTTCCAAAGATCAGGGCCCCGCGGAGCCCGATTCCCCCGCTGCAATCGTCGATGCGCCGTTCGAGACCGCGCTGTCCGAACGCTACCTCGTCTATGCGCTGTCCACGATCACCGCGCGCTCGCTGCCCGATCTTCGCGACGGGCTGAAGCCGGTCCACCGCCGCCTGCTGTGGGCGATGCGCCAGCTGCGCCTCGGGCCCGACTCCGCCTACAAGAAATCCGCCCGCGTGGTCGGCGAAGTGCTCGGCAAGTACCACCCGCATGGCGATACTGCCGTCTACGACGCGATGGTCCGCCTCGCGCAGCCATTCGCGCTGCGCTACCCGCTGGTCGAAGGGCAGGGGAACTTCGGCAATATCGACGGCGATAACGCCGCTGCCGCCCGCTATACCGAAGCGCGGCTGACCCGCACCGCGATCGCGATGATGGCGGGGCTGGACGAAGGCACTGTAGATTTCGTCCCCACCTACAACAACGAGGAAGAGGAACCGGTCGTCTTCCCCGGCCTGTTCCCCAACCTGCTCGCCAACGGCACCAGCGGGATCGCGGTGGGCATGGCGACCAACATCCCCTCGCACAATGTCGACGAGGTCATCGCCGCGACGCTCGCGCTGATCGAGAATCCGGCGGTCGAACATGCCGAGCTGATGGAGCTGATGCAGGGGCCGGATCTCGCCACCGGCGGCCTGATCGTCGACAGTCCGGAGGCGATTTCCGCCGCCTACGAGACCGGGCGCGGGAGCTTCCGCATCCGGGCGCGCTTCCATGCGGCCGAAGCGGAGACCGAGGCCGATCGCGAGGCGGGGATCGAGCGGCTGGGCGGCGGCCAGTGGCAGCTCGTCATCAGCGAAATCCCCTACCAGGTGCCCAAGGGCAAGCTGATCGAGCAGATCGCGCAGGTCATCGCGGACAAGAAGGTGCCCATCCTCGAGGATGTGCGCGACGAGAGCGACGAGCAGATCCGCATCGTGCTCGTGCCGCGCAGCCGCAATGTCGACCCCGAGCTGCTCAAGGAATCGCTCTACCGCCTGACCGATCTGGAAACGCGTTTCGGCCTGAACATGAACGTGCTCGATTCCACGCGCACCCCGCTGGTGATGGGCCTGAAGGAGCTGCTGCAGAACTGGGTCGTGAGCCAGATCGACGTGCTCCAGCGCCGCAGCCGCCACCGGCTGGACAAGATCGCGGACCGGCTGGAGTTGCTCGAAGGCTACATCATCGCCTTCCTCAACCTCGACCGGGTGATCGAGATCATCCGCACCGAGGACGAGCCCAAGCCGCTGATGATGGAGGAGTTCAGCCTCACCGACCGGCAGGCCGAGGCGATCCTCAACATGCGGCTGCGGTCTTTGCGCAAGCTGGAGGAAATGCAGCTGCGCAACGAGAAGGACGAGTTGCTGAAGGAGCAGGACGAGCTCAACAAGCTGCTCGACTCACCCGCACGCCAGCGCACGCGGCTGAAGCGCGATCTCACCGCGCTGCGCAAGGAATATGGCAAGGACACCGCGCTCGGCGCGCGCCGCACCACCATTGCCGAGGCCGAGCCGACGGTGGAATTCAGCATGGACGCGATGATCGAGAAGGAGCCGATCACGGTCATCCTCTCGGCCCGCGGCTGGATTCGTGCGGCGAAGGGCCATGTCGACCTGACGCAGGACTGGAAGTTCAAGGAAGGCGACGAACTCGCCTTCGTCTTCCACGCCCAGACGACCGACAAGCTGCTGATCGCCACCGACGACGGGCGCTTCTTCACCATGGGGGCGGACAAGCTGCCCGGCGCGCGCGGCTTTGGCGAGCCGGTGCGCACGATGCTCGATATCGACAATGCCGCGCATATCGTCGCCGCATGGGCGCACAGGCCGGGCGAGCGGCTGCTGCTCGCCAGCACGCCGGGCAAGGGCTTCGTCATCAAGAGCGACGAACTGCTGGCCGAAACGCGCAAGGGCCGTGCGGTGATGACGCTCAAGGGCGATGCGAAGCTCGCCCGGGTGGCGCATATCGGAGAAGGCCACGATCACGTCGCGGTCGTCGGCGACAACCGCAAGCTGGTGGTCTTCAATCTCGAGGAAATGCCCGAGATGCAGCGCGGGCAGGGCGTCCAGCTGCAACGCTACCGCGATGGCGGGATGGCCGATGTCACCACCTTCCGGCTGGAGGACGGCCTCAGCTGGCAGATGGGCGGCTCGGGCGAACGCACGCGGACCGAGACCGACATGTGGCAATGGAAGGTCGCGCGCGGCGGCGCCGGCCGCATGCCGCCTCAGGGCTTCCCGCGGGATAACCGGTTCTGATCCCAGCTGACATGGGGTGGCAAGGGCCCCAACGAAAAGGCGGGCCGCACGCCTCTCGGCATACGACCCGCCCCTTGCGATCCTCGACTGGTGGATCGAGGGAAAGCTGTCGGTTTATTCGGCGTCGGCTTCCGCCATTTCGCCGCCTTCGGTCGGTGCTTCGCCGTTGAGCGCGGCCATCAGCTGCGCTTCGGTGGCGAGGACGATCAGCGCACCGGTTTCGTTGGTGGCGAACTGGTCGCGCTGCAGGCTGACCGGGCCATCGGCGAGTTCGAGAATGGCGACATCGCCATCGACCGAGGTCACGGTGCCGACTTCGACGTTGTCGGCGCTCATCACGGTGGCATCGGCGACGAGCGCGGCGTCACGCGCGGCGATCATCTGCTTCTGCTGTTCCGCGAGCATCGCGTTGAGATCGGCCTGCGTCACCGAGATGACCGGACCATTCGGGCCTTCGCCGAAGGCTCCGGCGGGAACGGGCGCGGTGTAGGTGCCGGTATTCACGACCACGACGCCGTCCTGGATCGCTTCGATGGTGCCGACTTCGCCGCCCTGCGGGCCATATACGGTCGCGCCGACTTCCGGGCCCACCTGGGCGTGGGCGGCGGTCGCCAGCGTGAGTGCGGCGGCGGCGGTGAGTGCGGTCTTGAACTTCATGGTACTCTCCTTGTCTTGCCCGTGGCCCGGAGAGCCACGAGGTGGGGGTGTGCACCCCCTGAAACG is a window of Alteriqipengyuania lutimaris DNA encoding:
- a CDS encoding type 1 glutamine amidotransferase domain-containing protein — translated: MAKRVMILATNGFEQSELFDPKKSLEDAGIETEVVSLESGEIKAWDKDDWGKTIKVDKTVDDVANCEGYDALLLPGGQINPDLLRVNDRAVAIVREFNAAGKPIAAICHAPWLLIEADLVKGKTLTSYHSIRTDMKNAGANVVDEQVAEDGNLITSRNPDDIPAFSERLISRVLERVPENA
- the parC gene encoding DNA topoisomerase IV subunit A; this encodes MASKDQGPAEPDSPAAIVDAPFETALSERYLVYALSTITARSLPDLRDGLKPVHRRLLWAMRQLRLGPDSAYKKSARVVGEVLGKYHPHGDTAVYDAMVRLAQPFALRYPLVEGQGNFGNIDGDNAAAARYTEARLTRTAIAMMAGLDEGTVDFVPTYNNEEEEPVVFPGLFPNLLANGTSGIAVGMATNIPSHNVDEVIAATLALIENPAVEHAELMELMQGPDLATGGLIVDSPEAISAAYETGRGSFRIRARFHAAEAETEADREAGIERLGGGQWQLVISEIPYQVPKGKLIEQIAQVIADKKVPILEDVRDESDEQIRIVLVPRSRNVDPELLKESLYRLTDLETRFGLNMNVLDSTRTPLVMGLKELLQNWVVSQIDVLQRRSRHRLDKIADRLELLEGYIIAFLNLDRVIEIIRTEDEPKPLMMEEFSLTDRQAEAILNMRLRSLRKLEEMQLRNEKDELLKEQDELNKLLDSPARQRTRLKRDLTALRKEYGKDTALGARRTTIAEAEPTVEFSMDAMIEKEPITVILSARGWIRAAKGHVDLTQDWKFKEGDELAFVFHAQTTDKLLIATDDGRFFTMGADKLPGARGFGEPVRTMLDIDNAAHIVAAWAHRPGERLLLASTPGKGFVIKSDELLAETRKGRAVMTLKGDAKLARVAHIGEGHDHVAVVGDNRKLVVFNLEEMPEMQRGQGVQLQRYRDGGMADVTTFRLEDGLSWQMGGSGERTRTETDMWQWKVARGGAGRMPPQGFPRDNRF